The genomic window TATTAACATAATTCCCGTTATTAAAAAAACATGTTAAGATTCCcgttattaaaaaaagaaacatgTTAAGATGTGGATAGTTTACTTTCTAACATatgcataaaaataaacaaatatcaaaatcataaattttgatttttacgattttatatatgaaatgttaATTAGATTCGATTTTTATAAATCATTAATAATATTATCGATTTAACATCATTTTGTGTTGATATATTGTTTACGcaaaaattatattaatctaatatgaaaataaatgtatacaattgaatcaaaatcaaaatttcatatatacgtatgtataaatctcaattcaaattttatatgtataattgcaccaaatcaaaatttatatgttaaattatatatttggccaaaattcgtgtataaatttgatattagaaaacgctaaaattactaaaaaggtaaactaaaaaaaacacgaccgaatattttaaattttctgttGAACCTTCAAGCTTTCGTTTTCATCCATGCCCATGAGGTTGCAAGTTTGtaagattttttattatttaaaatatctatttatataataaaatatacaatggTAATTTTAAATTAAACGAGCTTAAATGTTGagttttaaataagttaaaattttgtgtttatgaaCCAAATCAAATTACAttcttattaatttataattaatttaaaatttttatggtgtaaaaatacatgttttatatttaaaacggtgaaaatattgtttttttcGAAAAATACTACATAAGAATTATtggttgttttttatttattaaaaaaatatttttagaagaaTATGTATGAAAAAGACTTTACAAAGGGACTGAATTGAAAATTTCCCTTCTTGCTTTTTTTCCCCCTTTTAGCTTACATGTGGTTAAAATAAGTGATTAATTGAGAAAGTTTccctattaaaataatataaaaaattgagatTTAACCTTTGCTCTTTTGAAGCTGAAAAAGATTCAGGGAATAATATGGCGTCATTGTGTATATGTCacagtatatatatttaaaaattaaaataaattattgtaataTCCAGAACAAATGAAGCAACtatatattgaatttaaaatagggATCAATATTAGCTTTGTCATATTAGGTGTCTAAACCTTGCATTTTGCAATAACTTTTATTGGCATTTTATGCAACTTGATTAcattttgggggggggggattGGTTTGATTTGGTCTtaaggctatatatatatataaaggtaaactataaaaatagtcacttttgtttgaaatattacgttttagtcacttacgttatcgttttgttatgaaGTGGTCACTTTACCGTTAAACTCAGTTACCTTCGTAACGActgtcctacgtggcagtccaaatgggtgtTAAATACCAACTTGGATGCCgatgaaaataagtttttaattaaataaatttaatttagattaCCACGTAAGACATCTAAGTTAGTATTTAAAACTCATtaggactgccacgtaggaccgTCATTAGGTAGGTAACGGAggttaacggtagagtgaccacttcgtaacaaaccGATAACGTAAGTGACAGAATTATAATATGAAGCAAACAAAAAATACAAGTGactatttttgcaatttagcctataaaaaaaaagggaatgAAGAAAAGGGATCTACCAAACAATATTGTGACGGAAGTAATAGTTTTAAGTGTGctgattttgtatttattaagtttgctgattaaattaaaataattaattgtttacAATAAATATTTGGCCATTTTTCCTTGGCTTATAagttaagaaaaagaaaagaacaggcTCAAAAATTCATTTCAAAGATTCCCAGTTAAACTTTTAATTATGTTGCTatcatatgaaatatatgttatggAAAAGGAGCATTTTTCAGTGTTTCAATTTGAAAGCATGTTAAGAGACACGCAATTTGGAATGTGTGTGTGTGCTTTTTTTTCTAATTGGCTTTTAAGGtctttttcaaataattattagtgTTGAGGGGTTTTCAACAAAAATTTATGAAATGTCGTTTGCTTAGAGTTAATCTATCTATCTCTGAACAAGTTTGATATtaaagcaatttaatgttgtgaATATTTTTCATTGCATTTCCAGATGAAGTTATCTAgatgtatgtatatattagtttttatgcaaatttagttattttttaaataactaaTAATGTTGATGGATTTCCCATTTTTTCGGgagaaatttatgaaacattatTTGTTTAGAGTCGGTGGATCTCTTAATAAGTTTGGTATTTTTCTTGTTGAGAGGTTTTATCTCCCGACTCTAGTAAAAGACCGAGTGCTTGAAGAGATAACAATTCATAGAGTTGAAATGCCTTGTAGGGTACACAATGCATATTGTTGGACTTGAACCCGTGCCTATAGTACACAAGTGGTAGTATTCTCATTCGTTGGCATGATTGGTTGGACTGGGAATTAACTAGAGTATTGGTCCAAAGAAAAATATTATATCGGTTGACTTGAGAATAGATATTGACTGATTGAATcggatttttataaattttttaatgatttatttaatcgaactCGACAGACAAACAAACTGATGGCCTAACCAATTTGACCACTAATCTAATTCTAAAAACCTTGTCGATCGGTGTACTATAGGGGATAGATTCGAGTCCAACCATGCTCATCAATCATGATTCACCTTTTTAACCATACGAGAAAACACACCCCTGCTTTGTTAATTCACTACTTTAAGCCACCAGTTTAAGCACTCGAACTATTAATAAAGTTAGAAAACAAAAACTCATTTCAAATCAATACCAACTAAATCACCTGCTAGCTCGAAACAAACCATACTTGGTAAAATTCTCTCAAAACAATCAAgaattttgaagaataaaatcaatgaatttaaaacctgtaaaaaataaaaagaaacacaACCTATTTGCGAAAGCAAGTGATGTGGTCAACTTTGGTTTGCAGTGACACTGTTGTCTGTCTTGTGGGGTTTAATCCTCTAGTTTACACAATTGCTCAAGTCATCTTTTGTGCTACCAAactttcataaaaaaatcacGAATGATCAAACCTCGCAAAACTTCAACATTAACCtacccctctctctctctcttttctctttttcttaatttcCTTTTCAAGGAAGAAAAATACAAATACATAAAGTCAAAACAATACTTTTCAATAATTAGTTCCTATGAAGACGTGTAGTTTTCAATTCTCATTCTCTTACCCAACATTTCAGCATCAtagttcaaaataattttttaaatgattgacagttaaaagttaaatttttatgCTGAGTGAATTATATTAgtagttatttaattattaataaatttattttttaattatttaattatgaaaaattataaattaattctccaattattcgattttttttgtattttattttcccttattaaagaaatgtttaaaaaatattacatGTTGAGTAATTTAATTCCACTAGGCTACTTGTATTAAGTatatttttatagatatataaaataaatcaataagaaCCCCATTAATAgactcttaaaatatttatcaaatttttattctccgatatgtttattaatttatCTCTTGATTTTAATTacactaattttaaaattttattgtattgACTTGACAATATAAATATATGCTCTAATTGCTTGAGTACAACCAGAAAAGGCTAAACAATTACATAAACAAATATTATGttcacataaaatttttaatattagagCCGTCTGCTCAATTAGATTTTGCAATGTGTTCCTAAACCATTCGATTAAActcctttatattttttaaaaaaggtaaTCTTATtgacattaaattatttttattggcCGTCTTAATTAATTAGGTAGGTTGGTAGATAGCAAgtcacaaaaacaaaaacaaaaaaaaaggttaaaattgttatagtccttgtatttttcaaaaaaaatggaatttagtccctttatttttcagattttaaaatttaaatctaactgttggcactttttttttattaaatttgttattgtgtcatataaaaaaaaacctactCATTTTGTAGCTACgtagttaaaaaaatatatgttgtaattaacctaaatttgacaaaaaacaatattaacaattagacctgaattttaaaatctaaaaagtggAAGagctaaattctaaaaaatacaaaaactataGGCATATTTTAACTaacaaaaaattaagaattaaatcaataatttaattttgagacAAATATATTTGACACACCATGCACGCGATGTACCATATATTAAAAGTGTTAAGCAATTTCTAATATTACATGTAGCTAATTATGAATAATTAAGGATAATTAGGTATAATTAATTAGTAAACAAGGTTATCGTGGACATAGAGATAATGTTAATTAAGCACTGAGAATTAATTGTTTTAGGTAAAGGTTTTGTGTGGAATTTGTTTCCCTATGTTGACATCCATTTTGCTTTTTCCCATTTCCTTTTTAATGGATTAATTTGGTTATTTAGGTTTaggattttattaaatttaatgattttactatgtttatatttatacggttaaaatgaaataaatataaatatattaattatcaaattttagTTGTAGTGCAGTGCATGAGCCAAAAGTCTAGTGAAGGTATAGATTTTAAATTTCAgattaatgtcattaaaattattttttaaaatttaaatttaactataaaaagatataaaatggatattaaaatatttgaaatttttttatttaagttactgtATTTTAAAGTTGTTGCGGTATGACATTTTTCTCTATTCGCACCGCCTACATAATCAAAAGCtcagattcttttttttttatacagTTCAGTTTTTAGAGACAATTTTAAACGTCACAAATCTTTAAACAAAATCCAAACGACTTTATTCTCGATCTCCATAGCTAATTAACATATATCAACTTGAAATTAAGGTATGTTGTTTTACTAGTCAATGGATATTGATCCATCGTACCAATCATCGAATCGTTACATGGAGCTTGCCAGCGGACTTAAAATTTTTCTAACAACCCAAcgattttaataaaaacttcaaaatagTTTAGTAATTTAAACGAAAACTTTTGGATATTTCAATgaacattttgtaactttttgaaattgagtgatCAGAATGTAAATTTATTGATAGTTTAGTGACCATGGGTGTAATTTCtcgaatatattttaataaaataaaaaactaatttttcTAAAACGCACCTTTATTTATCTCCAATTGttcacaaaaaatataaaataagaaattaattCTACAGTCAATATTCTAAAAGATTTTCATGTTGGACtatatcattatttaaaaagatatattaaatatatctaatgtataaataattaaatatattatataagttCACCTACACCATCGAAGACTCAATCAATGGAAGGTTCGTTATTGAGTGGCAACTGGCATGGGAAAGAATAAGACAGTAGATCGACGAGTATCCCCGACCGTAACAGATTTGTTTGTTACGTGCCCAAAAAACCCTTAATACTTTACATTACATAAGCTGTACGTACGTATGCATGAAAGTCTACATTACAATATCTATATATGCATACATGTCGAATATCAGACATTGACTTTAATTTGACACTAAAAAGGCCATTGTCACCGTGACAGACCAGTAGTGATGAAAATGGACTGAAAGTATATAGTTGCAATCAACTAACCATAGGATGTGATAAATCCATATATGGTTATTTATCTGCATTAGAGAAGGATTGAATAATGATAGGTAACTGTTGAtgagaggtttttttttaatatataattaaaaaattaatactttttttttgaaacaaaattaaaaaattaatacttaCGTATTTATGGTAGGGATtgttttttcaaaagtttaaactCCAATAGATTCTATAATGAATAACTTTTAGTCATTAAATCAATAAAAGGGTTCtgttgattaaaaattaattattaataaaattatattgaaattaaatttaataatcataataaataatgtaaaagattattggtaaattttttagcaatgtaaaaataataattctcaATCATTAATTGCAGGATACACTATACAAAATTGAGAATAATTTGaacaataatatcaaatttaaacgtGATTTTGCAACATGAATATTCTATGATTGAGAAACAAGATTACTATAATGTGGAGAgttaattattgtttaattattattttggagtagATGTTGAAGTTTTTATTAGATATTCGTTTGATACGGATTTAAATTATGTGACCACATCCCCTATCTttcatattatatgtatataaaaaaagtaagaatagattgagtcttaatttgattggCATCAAAATTGTTACCGgtgcaggaggacgtgggttcaagTGTGCGTAAagtacattatcctcctatttaacaATGCTtttatctcaaaaatattttttaacccaAAAATGCTTATTAAAAACAATGCTAAACTGATCATAATTCTCTGATAGCTAATAGTAGTGACAAATTATAAGACAACTCACAACTTACATAAATATCCgataaatataacaataacatGATACAAAATTGAGAATTGTTTTGTATACAACATAAGTAGACACTAAAACCACACAAAATgagataacataaaaaaataacatgaatgaaaatgtaaaAACATTTTTTCTAATCAAGTACTTAAAGTATCAACATCTTATCAATTAAGCTTTTTTTGTCAGTTTCATTATTAGCGTAACCATTAAATGGAAATTCAAATATTGCATGGATTATATCTAGAACACGTGGAACAAATTACTATTTATGTATTTACCGTATGAATTTCATGGACATGACgtgtttaaaaaatattagtaCAAAATTTTAACAACACTACTTATTGGTAAATACATTTGTATTAATAATTTGATCTCTATATTTTAAAAATGCTACACGCCGAGTGTGAACTGGAATTTAATGCATAAGCAAGTAGCTAGTTGATGGAAGAAGTACAATATTTTTAAGGACTCAAATAAAATGTTCTGAAGTTtacaaatcaatttaaaaatccGAGCAACGATTTGGGCTTTTTGTGCAATTAACCCTCTTGAAACTTTGGGTTATTGTACTAAAATGGAACAAGCCCATCAGGCTCAAGTTTTGCCCAATGAAAAAGGAAACATTAACGCAATCCAGGTTATTGTCATCAAAGGCCCATTAGTCTTTGTTTAATGACAAATTTATTGTCGATTTAGCTGAGAGGAAAGCGCGCCAAATGAAGAAAACCCTCCGTTTCAATGGCTCCATTCGTTCGAAAATCATCATCTCTCTGAAAGTCCATTGATTTTAGTTTATCAGTTTATTGATTTGCCCAAACATGGGCAAGCAAAAGCAGCAAGTGATTTCTCGTTTCTTTGCTTCCAAACCCAAAATTCCGGCCGCCTCAACTCCTCCACCGTCAAACCCTTCGTCGCATTCTTCTCCTCCTCCGCCGAAGCCGGTGATTTCCTCTCCTAATGTTAAAACGACGGTCTCGTTTTCTCCTTCAAAACGGAAACTTCTGTCTTCTCACCTCGCTTCCACTCCTAAAAGACTCAAACCCACGCTTTCTCCTCACACCCAGAACCCAGTTCCTCCTCAGTCTAATCCTTCACTCCACCAGAAGTTCCTCCAGAAACTTCTCGAACCCCCTTCACCGCCTCTTCTGGAATCTTCTATCGAACCTTCCGAATCCGATCACAAGAAGTACACTCCATTGGAACAGCAAGTTGTGGATTTAAAAAATAAGTACCGGGATGTTCTTCTCATGGTGGAAGTTGGTTATAGGTTTCGGTTCTTTGGGAAAGATGCGGAAATAGCAGCTAAAGTGTTGGGGATTTACGCCCATGTTGATCGCAACTTCTTGACAGCAAGCGTGCCAACTTTTCGACTGAATGTCTACGTGAGGAGGCTGGTTAGTGCCGGGTACAAGGTTGGGGTGGTGAAACAGACAGAAACAGCTGCTATTAAGGCTCATGGTTCCAACCGGGTTGGTCCGTTTGGCAGAGGTTTGTCGGCGTTGTACACGAAAGCTACGCTGGAGGCGGCGGAGGATGTGGGAGGGAAAGAGGAAGGGTGTGGTGCAGAGAGTAATTATTTGGTTAGTGTTGTGGAGAAAGTTTTGGATGTTTCCGGGTCGGTTTCAAATTTTGGTGGGGCTAATGTGAGGATTGGTATTGTTGGAGTAGAGATTTCAACCGGGGATGTTGTTTACGGTGAGTTCGATGATGGGGTTATGAGGAGTGGGCTTGAAGCTGTGGTTTTGAGCTTGGCTCCGGCCGAGTTATTGCTCGGACAACCACTTTCGAAACAAACAGAGAAGGTATTTCATTTATTACTGTTATAGTTTGTGATGTGGCATATTTACTTGTTTAAAAACGAAAAATATCTGATAAATCATGTGAGGAAATTTTTTTACGGGGATAATTGGAAGTGTTGGCAATGACTTTGTTCCTATAGAATGCAGCATGAAAGGGGAAGTTTTGACGAATTACTGGTATTGTTGGGGGAGTAAGAGTTAAAAAGCTGTTGAAACCTACCAAATATGTAGATAGATAAACATGGTCTCACATTCCTTGACCTTGTAGAAATTTGAATAAGAAACCAAATCAACAAGCCTCGATCCCAGTATATTTGGGGGCTTGTAGAATTTGAGTATTAACTAACATTTTGGTCAATGTATCTGGCTTGTTCAACCATGAAAAACAAAAAGGGGTACCTTGTAGAGAAATTCCATAAATGTACTGTTTCGCTATTAAGTGGCTCTGTCTTCCAAAAATTTTctgattatataaatatatgtatcaGTTGTTAATGGCATATGCTGGACCTGCCTCGAATGTTCGTCTGGAGCATGCCTCTTGTGATTGTTTCAAGGATGGTGGTGCACTTGAGGATGTGATGTCTCTTTATGAGAAGATGGTTGAAGATAATTTAGCAGACAATGTGAATCAGTTAGCAGAGGCTACAGAACAAAGAAATTCAATTCAGGTGTGAACTTGGTTGCAACATTTTTGCTCGCCGAAAAACATTGAATTTGAACTATGGTTTGTTGTGGGGTTTGTTTTACTCTTAGTAATCAACTAATCTCTTTGGTTTGGTAATTTGTATGaccaaatatacatattttagctGTAAAGATTAAATATGTTTTGTCATttctttaaatagaaaattttgctaCTGGCCCCCTTTTTCCATGTAATAATACTAAGTTGATTTCTTATTTTCATTAAGCCATTGTTTGTTATTGATCTTGCTTTAAtgtattaattaattttcttgaCTTTGTTGATCTTCAGGGAGTCCTGAACATGCCAGATTTGGCTTTACAAGCGCTGGCCTTAACTATTCGTCATCTCAAGCAATTTGGATTTGAAAGAATTTTGTGCTGTGGAGCTTCATTTCGCTCCTTATCAAGCAGGGTGGAGATGAACCTTTCAGCAAATACACTTCAACAATTAGAGGTAATAGTTTCATCATTTTTTGTATACGTCTTGTTCTGAAAATTTGTCAGAATAGCTGTTCCCTTTACTGCCTAGTTAATCTTAGTCAAGTTGCCATTTAGCTCTCCCACCACAAATTGGCATCGGGAATTTGTGATCAGCTAATGGCTGTCATGGTGGTGATTTCTGGTCATTGTGATATTCAACTAGTGTACTGTATCAATGGATCTTCTCTACTTTGCAATTAGTTCCAAACAAGCTTAGACTCCTGAAGCCAATCTTTTTACTAAAGACTGGTGACATGGTAAAATCCTgaattttataatctttttataTCAATGGTAACCAGTTGGAACTCTAGTTGTTTTTTtgttaataaaaagaaaacttattgTGTCAGGAATGGTTCCTTCGAAACTATTTTCTTTGGATATTAACTCTCTGCTCTCTCTATTAAAACCTTGTTTCTGAATAGATGCTTTTGCTATCACCAGATTCTGAGGAATAATTCAGATGGTTCTGAAACTGGCTCGTTGCTAGGAGTCATGAATCATACTCTCACTACTTATGGATCGAGGCTTTTAAGACACTGGGTATTTGAGATAAAACTTGGTCTGGCTTCTGGTGGTTTCTATATTTGTCCTAATGTATGATTTCACCTTAagagttttatttcattaaacAGGTTACTCACCCATTATGTGATAGAAACATGATAACTGCTCGACTGGATGCTGTGTCTGAAATTGCTTTGTCAATGGGGTCTTATAAAGGCTCTCAGAGTATTGTTGAGATTGAGGGGGGAGATTCTGATGCAACCATTATGAAGCCAGAACTGTCCTGTTTGCTTTCCTCAGTTTTAACTTTTTTAGGAAGATCACCTGATATTCAACGTGGAATAACAAGAATCTTCCATCGGACTGCCACCCCATCAGAGGTATTGTCATCCCCTTTATCTTGTTATTGTGCATGCTAGGGGAAGCAACAATTACTCAATTAGCTAGGTTCTTAAGGttcttccccctttttttttttggttgaagCTCTTTctatttcatttgaatttaaatgttCCGCTGTTACAATATGGTGTTTTGGCACTATAATTTCTTAAGTCTATCGATTGGCGCTTCATTCAGATTTGTACTGATGAAGGAatgaaaagttaaattttaatttgcaactgCTAGGTGATATTCTGTTTTTTTGTTCTTGGTTCTTCTCCTGCATTTAAGCCGTTTAAACATTGCTATGTTTTTCATTGTTGGAAAATAGCTATAGTGGTGGGTGCTATTGTGTAAATCCCTCTGCTTGGTTCTATTGATAAATTCCTAAGGATTCAGTTGTATAGTTCATTGCAGTTATTCAAGCTATTCTGTCTACCGGAAAGCAACTTAAGCGGCTTCATATTAATGAAGAATATGAGGACTATGGCTGCAATAAAATTGGAGTTGCAATTGTGCAGTCTGCTCTGTTGAGAAGGTTGATTTTGACTGCTTCATCATCTAAAGTACTTGGCAATGCTGTGAAACTACTGTCTACCCTAAACAAAGAAGCAGCTGATAAAGGGGATTTTACAGACTTAATCATTATATCTAAAGACCAATTTCCAGAGGTTTGTATTTTGGATGAAGTGAAGATCTGTTTAACTTTAATCTTGTTCTTATTGTTGCATTTGATCTTGTGATCTTTTCAAATCCTGTTGGGTTGACTTTTTACTTATTGCAGGTTGCTAGAGCTCGGAAAGCACTTCAGTTGGCAAAGGAGAAACTGGATAATTTGATTGGCTTGTATAGAAAGCAATTTAGGAATCACAAATTGGAATTTACATGTGTTTCAGGAACTACACATTTGGTAGAGGTAGGCTTATTTGTATATTCTGGAATATCCTAATAATAATGTTCTCCGGACAGCTATTATATTATCGCGTACAGTTTTGTTTTTCTTGCACCTCGAGTTGGTTTTTGTGGCCCTGAACCACTTCAATTTCTATGCAGCTGTCTATAGATGCCAAGGTACCTTCAAACTGGGTTAAGGTAAGCAGTACCAAAAAAACAGTAAGGTATCATCCACCTGAAGTATTGACAGCACTAGACCAGTTAAGACTGGCAAATGAAGAGCTCACCATTATTTGTCGAGCTGCGTGGGGCAGCTTTCTTATGGAGTTTGGAGAATATTATATGGACTTTCAAGCTGCTGTTCAAGCTCTTGCCACTCTGGACTGTTTGCACTCTCTTGCCATTCTTTCAAAAAATAAGGTACCTACTTGGTGAACCTTAATACTTTAATCTTGATCTGGCTAagttgatattttttatattttcaattgttTATTGCAGAATTATGTCCGTCCTATCTTTATGGAGGACAATAGACCTGTTCAAATACAAATCCACGCTGGCCGCCACCCTGTAAGTTGAAGCTTATGTTTGAAACATATGATATCTAACTATACTTATTTATAACTGAACCTATTTGGAAGGTTTTGAAGATTTTTTAACCAAATGctaacatatattaataaatttgatatgtcaagTGCTTATTGCCACTAACACAGAGAGCTTCTCTCAACATGCTTGATATCCGTACTTCATAGGCATCCCTAAAATTCATGTTATGAAAAATAAGcttaaataataatgaattgtttTCTATTATTTGTCTGTTTGAAACTCTCTCTAATAAGTTAACCCAGGATGCTTGGTTGGCCTAATTCTTATATgtaaataagagtacatctcataAGATATTCCTTTTCTTAATGCCATATCCTTCTTATTCTATTCTTTTGCCGCCGGTAAATTAATCTCCATGATTGATGTTGATGATGTTTATCCAAATACTCAAACTAAGTTCTTTATATAAATTATAGCCGATATTTTGCCATGGGGTGTTTGCTTACTGAGTGCTGTGTTTGATCAGGTACTGGAGACAATCTTACAAGACAATTTTGTTCCAAATGACACAATATTGCATGCAGACCGAGAGTATTGTCAGATTGTTACCGGTCCTAATATGGGGGGGAAAAGTTGTTACATTCGCCAGGTTGCTCTAATCGCTATGATGGCTCAGGTAGATTGTGAGCTCACTATTACTTCTCTCTGTCTCCCTCCCCTCCCCTGCCCTCCTTTCTTGTCTTCAGTTTCATTTGGCCCttcagttaaattttttttatcacaacATGTTTGACTCTTTTAtggtttcatacaaaatattgCTCAGTATACTTCTCTCATTTTCCCTTAGTTCTTTTGGTAACCATTAAGTTCGTTTATGTGCCTCTGCCAAAGATAGTTCATGTGCACTTGTCCCAAaagctatatatatatggtatttacTTATTGGAAGGCATGATTATAATATGTGATAGTGTTA from Gossypium hirsutum isolate 1008001.06 chromosome D12, Gossypium_hirsutum_v2.1, whole genome shotgun sequence includes these protein-coding regions:
- the LOC107947306 gene encoding DNA mismatch repair protein MSH3 isoform X2 — protein: MGKQKQQVISRFFASKPKIPAASTPPPSNPSSHSSPPPPKPVISSPNVKTTVSFSPSKRKLLSSHLASTPKRLKPTLSPHTQNPVPPQSNPSLHQKFLQKLLEPPSPPLLESSIEPSESDHKKYTPLEQQVVDLKNKYRDVLLMVEVGYRFRFFGKDAEIAAKVLGIYAHVDRNFLTASVPTFRLNVYVRRLVSAGYKVGVVKQTETAAIKAHGSNRVGPFGRGLSALYTKATLEAAEDVGGKEEGCGAESNYLVSVVEKVLDVSGSVSNFGGANVRIGIVGVEISTGDVVYGEFDDGVMRSGLEAVVLSLAPAELLLGQPLSKQTEKLLMAYAGPASNVRLEHASCDCFKDGGALEDVMSLYEKMVEDNLADNVNQLAEATEQRNSIQGVLNMPDLALQALALTIRHLKQFGFERILCCGASFRSLSSRVEMNLSANTLQQLEILRNNSDGSETGSLLGVMNHTLTTYGSRLLRHWVTHPLCDRNMITARLDAVSEIALSMGSYKGSQSIVEIEGGDSDATIMKPELSCLLSSVLTFLGRSPDIQRGITRIFHRTATPSEFIAVIQAILSTGKQLKRLHINEEYEDYGCNKIGVAIVQSALLRRLILTASSSKVLGNAVKLLSTLNKEAADKGDFTDLIIISKDQFPEVARARKALQLAKEKLDNLIGLYRKQFRNHKLEFTCVSGTTHLVELSIDAKVPSNWVKVSSTKKTVRYHPPEVLTALDQLRLANEELTIICRAAWGSFLMEFGEYYMDFQAAVQALATLDCLHSLAILSKNKNYVRPIFMEDNRPVQIQIHAGRHPVLETILQDNFVPNDTILHADREYCQIVTGPNMGGKSCYIRQVALIAMMAQVGSFVPAESATLPVLDAIYSRMGASDSIQQGRSTFLEELSEASQILHSCTANSLVIIDELGRGTSTHDGVAIAYATLHYLLEQKKCMVLFVTHYPKIADIKAEFPGSVEAYHVSYLTSNNDEGTIDSKSDHEITYLYKLVPGVSARSFGFKVALLAQLPSSCINKAMIMATRLEMIESSRARKKSGEKQLQETPSSDQELETQAIVLKSTASFRGERTEDSEEFVSAVRDLLSKLKSATTDDDCAKSLELLKEAQGIANELINR
- the LOC107947306 gene encoding DNA mismatch repair protein MSH3 isoform X1, with translation MGKQKQQVISRFFASKPKIPAASTPPPSNPSSHSSPPPPKPVISSPNVKTTVSFSPSKRKLLSSHLASTPKRLKPTLSPHTQNPVPPQSNPSLHQKFLQKLLEPPSPPLLESSIEPSESDHKKYTPLEQQVVDLKNKYRDVLLMVEVGYRFRFFGKDAEIAAKVLGIYAHVDRNFLTASVPTFRLNVYVRRLVSAGYKVGVVKQTETAAIKAHGSNRVGPFGRGLSALYTKATLEAAEDVGGKEEGCGAESNYLVSVVEKVLDVSGSVSNFGGANVRIGIVGVEISTGDVVYGEFDDGVMRSGLEAVVLSLAPAELLLGQPLSKQTEKLLMAYAGPASNVRLEHASCDCFKDGGALEDVMSLYEKMVEDNLADNVNQLAEATEQRNSIQGVLNMPDLALQALALTIRHLKQFGFERILCCGASFRSLSSRVEMNLSANTLQQLEILRNNSDGSETGSLLGVMNHTLTTYGSRLLRHWVTHPLCDRNMITARLDAVSEIALSMGSYKGSQSIVEIEGGDSDATIMKPELSCLLSSVLTFLGRSPDIQRGITRIFHRTATPSEFIAVIQAILSTGKQLKRLHINEEYEDYGCNKIGVAIVQSALLRRLILTASSSKVLGNAVKLLSTLNKEAADKGDFTDLIIISKDQFPEVARARKALQLAKEKLDNLIGLYRKQFRNHKLEFTCVSGTTHLVELSIDAKVPSNWVKVSSTKKTVRYHPPEVLTALDQLRLANEELTIICRAAWGSFLMEFGEYYMDFQAAVQALATLDCLHSLAILSKNKNYVRPIFMEDNRPVQIQIHAGRHPVLETILQDNFVPNDTILHADREYCQIVTGPNMGGKSCYIRQVALIAMMAQVGSFVPAESATLPVLDAIYSRMGASDSIQQGRSTFLEELSEASQILHSCTANSLVIIDELGRGTSTHDGVAIAYATLHYLLEQKKCMVLFVTHYPKIADIKAEFPGSVEAYHVSYLTSNNDEGTIDSKSDHEITYLYKLVPGVSARSFGFKVALLAQLPSSCINKAMIMATRLEMIESSRARKKSGEKQLQETPSSDQELETQAIVLKSTASFRGERTEDSEEFVSAVRDLLSKLKSATTDDDCAKSLELLKEAQGIANELINRSDMLDRLLFARLIVDWRWPE